The following are from one region of the Flavobacteriales bacterium genome:
- a CDS encoding response regulator transcription factor, translating into MEKILLVDDESDILEFVSYNLTKEGFQVLTCSNGKEAIKIAQQENPDLIILDVMMPEMDGIETCHELRSIDKLKDTLIIFLSARGEDYSQVAGFDAGADDYVSKPIKPRLLVSRVKAILRRKGGKAEEEEVHGNIKINREKYLVYKENEEFSLPKKEFELLALLFSKPGKVFTREVILETVWGGEVIVGDRTIDVHIRKLREKLGDELIKTIKGVGYKFEI; encoded by the coding sequence ATGGAAAAAATACTTTTGGTTGATGATGAAAGTGATATACTAGAATTCGTTAGTTATAACTTAACTAAAGAAGGTTTTCAGGTGTTAACTTGCAGCAATGGCAAGGAAGCTATTAAAATTGCTCAACAAGAAAACCCTGATTTAATTATTTTAGATGTAATGATGCCAGAAATGGATGGCATAGAAACCTGTCATGAATTAAGAAGTATAGACAAATTAAAAGATACCCTTATTATATTTTTAAGTGCACGTGGCGAGGATTATTCCCAAGTTGCAGGATTTGATGCTGGTGCTGATGATTATGTTTCTAAACCAATAAAACCAAGGCTTTTAGTAAGTAGGGTAAAAGCTATTTTAAGAAGAAAAGGAGGGAAAGCGGAGGAAGAAGAAGTACATGGTAACATTAAAATTAACCGTGAAAAATATTTAGTCTATAAAGAAAATGAAGAATTCTCTCTTCCAAAAAAAGAATTTGAACTGCTCGCCTTATTGTTTTCAAAACCAGGAAAAGTATTTACTCGAGAGGTTATTCTTGAAACGGTTTGGGGCGGAGAAGTTATTGTTGGCGACAGAACCATAGATGTTCATATTCGTAAATTACGCGAAAAATTGGGCGATGAGTTAATCAAAACCATTAAAGGTGTTGGTTATAAGTTTGAAATCTAA
- a CDS encoding sensor histidine kinase, whose translation MNNLTPKGIALRISLFVATTVTIIVFFAEYFSESIHFLTLFLVFVSSLIISYFGFLMAIEKFIYKKIKLIYRTIHNLKLKKETALSDFSLDKDIISQVREEVIDWDKKNQLEIERLKEMESYRREFVGNVSHELKTPIFSIQGYLLTLLEGGIYDEKINVDYLTRANKSVDRMIALVEDLDVISKLESGNLAMNFTKINILDLTKEVISSLEFKAQEKNIKTTIENSLNKPIWVMADEEKISQVLTNLLVNAIKYGKENGEVKIKFFDLDENILIEVEDDGQGIEEKHHKRLFERFYRTDRGRARDSGGTGLGLAIVKHIIEAHNQTINIRSTVDVGSTFSFTLKKAKQ comes from the coding sequence ATGAACAATCTAACCCCAAAAGGTATTGCTCTCAGAATATCATTATTTGTAGCTACTACAGTAACTATCATTGTATTTTTTGCTGAATATTTCTCCGAGTCTATTCACTTTTTAACCCTATTTCTTGTTTTCGTATCATCACTTATCATTTCCTATTTTGGTTTTTTAATGGCTATCGAAAAGTTTATTTACAAAAAAATTAAACTTATTTATCGTACCATTCACAACCTAAAACTAAAAAAAGAAACTGCTTTATCTGATTTTAGCCTAGATAAAGATATTATCAGCCAAGTTCGTGAAGAGGTAATTGATTGGGATAAAAAAAACCAACTGGAAATAGAGCGTTTAAAAGAAATGGAATCGTACCGTCGAGAATTTGTTGGGAACGTTTCGCACGAATTAAAAACCCCTATTTTTAGTATTCAAGGCTACCTACTTACTCTTTTAGAGGGTGGTATTTATGATGAAAAAATCAATGTCGATTACTTAACACGTGCCAACAAAAGTGTTGACAGAATGATTGCTTTGGTTGAAGATTTAGATGTAATCAGTAAATTAGAATCAGGCAATTTGGCCATGAATTTTACAAAAATTAACATATTGGATTTAACCAAAGAAGTGATTTCATCGTTGGAGTTTAAAGCTCAAGAAAAAAACATTAAAACAACCATAGAAAACAGCCTTAACAAACCTATTTGGGTGATGGCTGATGAAGAAAAGATTAGTCAGGTTTTAACCAATTTATTAGTAAACGCTATTAAATATGGTAAAGAAAATGGCGAAGTAAAAATCAAATTTTTTGACCTAGACGAAAATATTTTGATTGAAGTAGAAGATGATGGACAAGGGATTGAAGAAAAACACCACAAACGATTGTTTGAACGCTTTTATAGAACAGATCGAGGTAGGGCAAGAGATTCGGGTGGAACAGGTTTAGGGTTGGCTATTGTTAAACATATCATTGAAGCCCATAACCAAACCATTAATATAAGAAGCACTGTTGATGTTGGGTCAACATTTTCTTTTACACTCAAGAAAGCAAAACAATAA
- a CDS encoding TonB-dependent receptor produces MNLKKTIFSGLMIMITLGVSAQKGKIRGTIIEDGTGLPLIGCSVVIEGTTIGGITDFDGNYSISVEPGTYTLISSYISFATQKISDVVVKPGGVTVVAIRMKDQSITGETFELTAKQIRNNEAAISTIKQKSVNLVDGISAQTFAKTGDNSAAGALKRVTGVSIQGGKDVYVRGLGDRYTKTILNGITIPGLDPDRNSVQVDIFPTQIIDNIVVYKTFTPDLPGDFTGGMVDIVTKDFPESKMFALSASFNYNPDMHFKSNFLTYEGVTSDLWADGAAPRSNPLHPKQVIPRPLITPKNNAVLEAVTKSFDKEMATIKGNSYLNQNYSISYGNQHEREKTTYGYVMALGYSMRYTYYDDFEFNTFQKSDSTSISKLQPVELNTGAVGREETMWNGLASFSVKREKAKYSLTMFHTQNGIKTATRLLQENTEFSDNYVTLDKTILYYNQRSISNVLLSSKHQVNKNLEIKTAISPSLALNKEPDLRQTIFSVTPDGKYTLATGEGALINRIFRNLEEININAKLDVKWDFNQWSGLKSTLKGGANYIYKDRSFDVVEYNFRNIGKKEYSGDPNQLFTNDYLFSAANSPKTGNGIYAIGQVDSSNIYQASQTIIAGYLMNELPLDSSLKVIYGARVEKAEMRYTGEKQTVVDPKLDKFDDRVVLDKTDLLPSVGVIYNLFKDFNIRANYSRTLARPSFKEKSGAQIYDAVTQITFIGNLDLVQTYVNNYDLRFEKFMGSSDLVSVSGFYKDFKNPIEIVSYNATSADNIIPRNVENATVLGIEFEVKKGLEFIHTRLKNVSIGSNVTFAKSQVKMSDVEYQFRVLEARDGENVEKTRAFQGQAPYLINTFIGYANIDKGLDVNVSYNVQGKSLAIVGIGRIPDIYDNTFHDVTFKASKSFGGELKRHKVSFNVNNLLNQKRQRIYSSFRANDEIFSSFTEGRFFGVSYAYTFK; encoded by the coding sequence ATGAATTTAAAAAAGACAATTTTTTCCGGATTAATGATAATGATAACACTTGGAGTAAGTGCACAAAAAGGAAAAATTAGAGGAACAATTATTGAAGACGGAACAGGGTTGCCACTTATTGGCTGTAGTGTAGTAATAGAAGGAACAACAATTGGAGGAATTACTGATTTTGATGGAAATTACTCCATTTCGGTAGAACCAGGAACATACACCTTGATTTCTTCTTACATATCGTTTGCAACTCAAAAAATTAGCGATGTTGTGGTTAAACCTGGAGGAGTAACTGTTGTTGCTATCCGAATGAAAGACCAATCGATTACTGGAGAAACTTTTGAATTAACAGCAAAACAAATTAGAAACAATGAAGCTGCAATATCAACCATAAAACAAAAATCAGTCAACCTTGTTGATGGTATTTCGGCTCAAACTTTTGCAAAAACTGGCGATAATTCTGCAGCAGGAGCATTAAAAAGAGTTACAGGAGTTTCTATTCAAGGTGGAAAAGATGTTTATGTTAGAGGCTTAGGAGATAGATATACTAAAACCATCTTAAATGGCATAACCATTCCTGGGTTAGACCCAGATAGAAACTCTGTACAAGTAGATATTTTCCCCACACAAATTATCGACAATATTGTGGTTTACAAAACCTTTACACCTGATTTACCTGGAGATTTTACTGGTGGTATGGTTGACATTGTTACTAAAGACTTTCCAGAAAGCAAAATGTTTGCATTGAGCGCTTCGTTTAATTACAATCCTGATATGCACTTTAAGTCAAATTTCTTGACTTATGAAGGTGTAACTTCTGATTTATGGGCAGATGGAGCAGCACCTAGATCAAACCCATTACATCCTAAACAAGTTATACCAAGACCTTTGATAACACCAAAAAACAATGCGGTTTTAGAGGCTGTTACAAAATCGTTTGATAAAGAAATGGCTACTATTAAAGGCAATAGCTATTTAAATCAAAATTATAGTATCAGCTATGGTAATCAACACGAAAGAGAAAAAACTACGTATGGTTATGTAATGGCTTTGGGGTATAGTATGCGATATACTTATTATGATGATTTTGAGTTCAACACCTTCCAAAAAAGCGATTCTACCTCTATATCAAAATTACAGCCCGTAGAACTTAATACTGGTGCTGTTGGAAGAGAAGAAACCATGTGGAATGGACTAGCTAGTTTTTCTGTAAAACGTGAAAAAGCTAAATATTCGTTAACCATGTTTCATACTCAAAACGGAATTAAAACAGCAACAAGATTATTACAAGAAAACACAGAATTTTCAGACAACTATGTAACTCTTGATAAAACCATTTTATACTACAACCAACGAAGTATTTCCAATGTATTGTTGAGTTCAAAACATCAAGTAAATAAAAATTTAGAAATTAAAACAGCAATCTCCCCATCGTTAGCACTAAACAAAGAACCAGATTTACGCCAAACCATTTTTAGTGTTACTCCTGATGGAAAATACACCCTAGCAACAGGTGAGGGCGCTTTAATTAATCGAATATTTAGAAATTTAGAAGAAATAAATATCAATGCTAAACTTGATGTTAAATGGGATTTTAATCAGTGGTCGGGATTAAAAAGTACCTTGAAAGGAGGGGCAAACTATATTTATAAAGACCGTTCGTTTGATGTGGTAGAATACAACTTTAGAAACATTGGGAAAAAAGAATATAGTGGAGACCCTAATCAACTTTTTACCAACGATTATTTGTTTAGTGCGGCAAACTCTCCAAAAACAGGAAATGGAATTTATGCCATTGGTCAGGTTGATTCTTCAAACATTTATCAGGCTAGTCAAACCATAATTGCAGGTTATTTAATGAATGAATTACCATTAGATAGTTCGTTAAAAGTTATTTACGGTGCAAGAGTAGAGAAAGCCGAAATGCGTTACACAGGAGAAAAACAAACCGTTGTTGACCCAAAACTGGATAAGTTCGACGATAGAGTGGTGTTAGATAAAACAGACCTTTTACCTTCGGTTGGTGTAATTTACAACCTGTTTAAAGATTTTAATATAAGGGCAAATTACAGCAGAACATTAGCTCGCCCATCGTTTAAAGAAAAATCTGGAGCCCAAATTTATGATGCGGTTACTCAAATAACCTTTATTGGAAATTTAGATTTGGTTCAGACATACGTTAACAACTACGATTTACGTTTTGAGAAATTTATGGGTTCATCCGATTTGGTTTCGGTAAGTGGTTTTTATAAAGATTTTAAAAATCCTATTGAAATTGTTTCATACAATGCAACCAGTGCTGATAATATTATTCCAAGAAATGTAGAAAATGCTACGGTTTTAGGTATTGAGTTTGAGGTTAAAAAAGGACTAGAGTTTATTCATACTAGACTTAAAAATGTTTCGATAGGTAGTAATGTTACGTTTGCAAAATCGCAAGTAAAAATGAGTGATGTAGAATACCAATTTAGAGTTTTAGAAGCTCGTGATGGTGAAAATGTTGAAAAAACTAGGGCTTTTCAAGGACAAGCACCTTACTTAATCAACACATTTATTGGTTATGCCAACATCGATAAAGGGTTGGATGTTAATGTGAGTTACAATGTTCAAGGAAAAAGTTTAGCAATAGTTGGTATTGGAAGGATACCTGATATTTACGACAACACTTTCCATGATGTAACATTTAAGGCGAGCAAGTCGTTTGGTGGTGAATTAAAAAGACATAAAGTGAGTTTTAATGTAAACAATTTACTCAACCAAAAACGTCAACGAATTTATTCTTCCTTTAGAGCCAACGACGAAATTTTCTCATCGTTTACCGAAGGAAGATTCTTTGGAGTTAGCTATGCTTATACCTTTAAATAA